The Solanum dulcamara chromosome 6, daSolDulc1.2, whole genome shotgun sequence genome contains the following window.
AATTACATTTATATATCTCAAATTTCGCGTGAGATattatctaaaattaatataattttatttcaaagtCTTATAGTATCACTTATCTCATACACCCTTTGcttcaatttatatgatttacttttctttttaatcagtCCGAAAAAGAAtgacatatttctatatttacaatttaactttaaaatgttcattttatcctcaatgaaatgatttatagctTTAAAAATatctatgacttattttagactatgaatttcaaaagtcttttttttcctcaatatttaatatcaagtcaaactaactcatataaattaaaatggatggagtataaaatataaaattaatataaatatagaatatcTTGCTTTTGAATCAAATGACACCTTAAAAAAAGTTGAGGGAGAGGGGGAGGCTATAAGAgtgaaaaaaaattggggtgacACCTCCTTTTGTATCGCCGCAACTCATTAATTCAATTGTAAAACACATCAAcataaaaatcaaacaaaaaggaaaaaaaaaatcataaatcatcTAACTGATGAAGAAATTAATAGATCGAACAACAAGAGCATGGTGAAATTTATTAATGAACCTTTTAcattaattattaaaaagacGCAAAATAACTTCTTTCTCCTTTTCTGTAAGACGACCCATGAGTCTAGCTAGTGTCTTCACGTCACGAAACCTCAATTGTTGCCTTGGAGGGGGTCTGCTAGATGAAGCTGGAGATAGAGGCTGCACATTTGTTAAGTTATCAATGTCAGATACTTCTGGAGAAGAAATCTTTTGGGGAATTGAATCAACAGTAGAACCCTGTTGTTGCCCCTCcatgtttattattttatgttcGTCATTTTTGGGAGAGGAAgagtacatatatataaaggGAAAAAATATGTGAGGctggggggtggggtggggggacGGAGGGGGCGAGGTGTGGTCTTCCGGAGACAactcaatttttattaaaatgtttGAATGTATTACAAAAATATGTTGACGGTTTCACTTTATTTATATCTTTGACATTGTGCATTTATTTATTATCCCAATTAGaataaattaagttaataaatCACAAATTGAAACTTAGTAAATTTTTATCCTcatcatgattttatttttttggcaaaACACACAAAGACCACTTAAATTTAGTGAATTTAATTTAGGTTTCTCTAAAGTCTAAACTGCTAATGAACATAATTATTCATTTGAATTTGGTTATTTGATAGTCTTTAGATCTtatctgtcacgacccgaattcgggtgtgatggcactcatcttaATCCATCGAGATAAGTCAGCTTAATACCCAAcgaaaagtagatgcggaagaaaaagaaaagaatcaaaatttaacttaagcgaaaacacataaaagaagctCAACATCCCCCCAAGATtgattgtcacgtgtacaagccactaatttattatcgaagtacgaaaagaaatacagtcacaatgtctttgtctctagaataggactaaaacataagaaaagagcaagaggtgtccgctagatagatgtaacagctacctcgacactcggaatgatagcctcggatgtagtagaaaatgctagaagatcatgcaggtccgggctcacaacctacacaagtgtagaagcaaggggtgagtaccaaacaacacggtactcagcaagtggataactaaaactaagcaaagcttaatagatacaagtactcctgtcctcccaaccgaacctccttaactacaacctgcataaaaccagtccaactctacacttgtataataacaacagcaacatagtccatgaatactcatcaatgaatcatctcAAGTCAAATTCAGCacatacagagcaataaaggggtaaacacgaattcacaaatatcagtaAAATGTGAtgaaatgcaatgagatgatgcatgtctgtcctatcggtacacatccgctgaattacagtccggaacccatgggggacatttctgtccatgtaacctgacacggagcgtgtggcccgtcccctcaatatatatatcttgccacggagcgtgtggcccgacccctttatttcataatacctgccacggagcgtgtggcccgacccctttgttcatattacttgccacggagcgtgtggcccgaccccttttgtttcatatcattttcagtatcaacacaatatgtcagaaccagtgcaatcaattcatgttcatataattcacgataataacatgacaaccacaataatttttcatatctcacatcaacatagtcatttcacatgtccaaaatcacaacatatcaattccaccaatacatgtcattagatcaccattttatactctcatctccattttttttgtgtgttcgTCGGCGGCGTGCTTTTCTTCCTTCTCGTTAGATCTGATGGCATTAGGCCATcagattatatgtatatatataattctttttttttccttttccaaactaattatgtattaaaagttaCAATttctactaacctattttaataaatataagaaaagtggtatagggtattaaataaattaacactttagcccattaattaaattaattctctaaaattatccctcaactaattaaccaaagttaccgaatagtccaaataaccaattaaaattttacgggaagggtctcgtttgaaaggaggaggactcattctcaaaatgacctaacgggtcattacattatcctaATAGAGTGAGATACACACGCTCGtcacataatttttttgtttttgtggtattttaaaatttttatttaaatttttaatgttTAATAACTTTTTAGATTTTTTGGGGGGATAATTTATAATAAACTTTGCTTGAGCTTTCCTTTTTAggcaaaaaaagaaataatattggCCAAAAATAGTGAGATTTTaaccaaatttattttatagattTCCCCCCATATAAAAAAAGTACTATGTTAAAACAGATAGTCATTACATAAATacaatattaataaaatatatacaattaaaacttcattattttctaatttttttgtgaaaagaCATATATAACCCTTTTGAACTATGACCCCAAAATATTAAGAATACACCTTTTCTGGATATTATCCCCTGAAGAATTTTAAAGTGAacttatttatttcattatcgAAGTGACAGAAATCGAGAAGCCAAAAAATATTACTCTTTTTCTATTAATCAAATTGTGATTCATTCTTTCTGAGATGAAATTCATCGGTGACcctctaaagttggcaccaactttcacttatatACTTTAACTaggctttatttattttagacacctcaagtaaggctccgatgtgtcattttgacacttttttgacaatcaccaaaatatattaagtgtgtgtaatgcacCCGCCTAACGTgtcaaaaaaacaaattaaataaagacacatgacatatatatcaaaaataattatcaaataatgacttttgaatagaaaaaatgaccaataatttAATGACacatgacattttttttatccaaataataatttttttttaaaataaaaattaacaactattaacccCACCCACCCCGCCGTCATCTTCTTCAACCctacccaccccaaccccaaccgCTCCCCCACCCTGtcgtcatcttctccaaccccacccaccccaacccctcccccaccccaccaaatcttcttctcctccaacaTCCACTCAACGCTATCCATATCAtctaaagaggaaaaaatggagttataatggcaaacaaaaatataaatcaaattggaTCAAAAAATTCGACGAACCTTCATTTTTTTCGGCAAGattaatacaaatctaaaattattatttttgaaattgttaAAGAATTCAAACCTTAAATAACCCACAACAAAATTCGAAGTCTAATTAAAAAACAAATGGACTATTCTCCAATTTCTCAGTTTTCTAAGAACAACTTCAACAATACAAGTAGTAATCTTTGAACCCAACTCATCAAGTTCTTGGTTTTTTGATGAATCAAGAGGCTTAGTGAATATGTGAACAAGTCTATCAACGATTCTTGAATCGTTTAGAGATATTGGGGAGGGGAATTTATGGGTTTTGGGCAAATGTATGttgaagaaaatggagaaaGATTGTGTTTTGTAAAAGGGATTTGTAAAAGAAGAACAcgcaatgaagaagaagaagaacaaaaaaaaaaaattaaagaaaaaaatattttttacgcGTTTAAAATGGATGCAATACACGCAATgtgccaagtcagcacaaagtgtcaaaatggcACATCGGAGTCTTACTTgaagtgtctaaaatgaacaaaacctaattgaagtgtctaagtgaaaattgATGCCAACTTTAAGAGGCCACCGATGAGTTTCGCCTTCTTTCTCATTCTTTATCATCACCTCACTGCCGTCTCCACCTCATCTATCACCATCATCATTATAACCGTCAACACCACCTTGTCTTACAACTAAAAAACCATCACTCCCTTGACACAATCTATATTGTCAAGTCTACCACCACTGAAGTTATTCCTCCCTAGTAGTCACcgaaaagaatttaaaattttatttacgtgatatatatatataattgctAAAATGTATTTTCTTACATTTCcttccattttaattttttcttgttttttaaaattcttttcttCATCCCTTATTGACAACGTCTCTTACCCAGAAATGGAGATTTGGGCAATAATTCttcaatgttttttttttccgacCTTACATTCCTCTTCCATATTGAGTAGCATAAGTAAAGAAATTAGATTGGGTTATTCATGTGGATCAATTTGGATCcatataaatagtaaataaatatatatttatatattgaatTCGAAATTAAAGAATGAATTAAAGAACACAACCTTTTGGACTTTTGTTGAACcgctttcttttctttgttaaaTAAGGAGCGAACTCACGAGCTTAAAATGTAACAAATACAGCAGATTAAAATTTTCCCTTTTCCTTCTTCTATTCCTATAAAGTTTTTGTGAAAATTCTTGTAAAGAtttcttcttcataaaatatttgtaaCAAGGTATGATTTATAGATTGTTGTTCTTTGATATTGttcgtatttatatatatataattgcaCTATTAGAttagtaaaataaatttaatgatCATGCAAATTGTGTATTTGATAAAATTCTTCAATACCTTTTAGTACTTCAATATTTATGTGCTTATTCAATCTTTTCTCTAATCACACTTTCTAGCGATCAAATCCAATCTCTGATCTAGAAATCTTTGCTTTAAGAGGTCACATGACTTCCAAtgtttgatcaatatttttagagaaaaaactCACATATACCATCAAACTTTGAGAGaaaaaatcatttatgacatccgttaaaagtttggctcatttatgcTATTGCCTTTGAGAAAAGGTTCATCCAtgctattattttttaactcctaTTTTGCAAGACCATTTTTTCATGTGGTCAATTATAATTCGGCCACATCattaatttgttattttttttaaaaaaaggaatcTAACTCAATAAGACCataaacaacttttaacactttttaaTTGGAGTTTTGGATCAAATGTATTCTTTTTGctccttcttcttcaagaatatatgaagaacaccaaaaactctcaaattttcaacttattcAATTCTTCTCGAgatcacctcaaatttcaagaGTAGCATTCTTCCAAGCTAGATACCAAAATTCAATATCTTTTGAGCTTGAATTCAACCTAACCCAACACGATCCATTTGAATTTTCTTCAATGTTTCAAAATTTCAACATCCTTTAATGGTCGAATTTTCTCCACACCACTTGATATTttgaacatagactcaaaaaacACCAGGGAACAAGAATCTAGTgtaaaaaacaacaaaaagtcACGAACCAAAACATATTTTCGAATTTTTGGGActgattttcaactttttttgtaatattcctttttaatacgggtgaattttttttaattccacaaataattttagaattttggattttttaaaaagagaaaataaatgaCGTGGCCGAATTATAATTGGCCAcgtgtaaaaaataattttgtaaaattggagttaaaaaataatggcatggatgagccttttctcCAACAACAATGTTATAGATGAACCAAAGTTTTAACAGATGAcataaatgagtttttttttcaaagttcgataaaatatttgagtcttttctcatatttttattgaCTTGTTGGAGTTTGAATCGAAAATAAAGACTACGAAGCAAATCTGAACAGGTGAAAAGAAgaatacaattttgaatcaatgATATATTTGAATACTTTGGTAATAACATGTGTATATTTTGCCCTATTGTATAATTAAGACAAATTTAGTTAATAGATGAACGTAAAGAGGTACATTTGACCTTTTgtcttaatttatattaaagATTTGCATATAACTTTTTCCAAATCTCACTTTTGAAATTTCATTGGTATATATTTGTGTTGTGTTTGATTGACGAGGTTATGATTGCATTGCTAGAAGGTTTCAATTGTCATTTGTCTCAAATAAGTTGCTCCTGTAATTATGATTTGTTCGATTTTGATTTATCCATATCTTTCTAATCGTTGTTGCAGTAAAGCCTTTTTCAGCGATGTTCGATTTTGATTTGAAGCATCGATTAAATTCAAATCGTGCATTAGAGGATTCATTCGTAAGTGACGCTTCCAACAAGATTTTCTCCATACTCCTAATTTTTCCCCTCAAGTGCAGATTCCAGCCACTAGTGGAAGGATATTCAACTACAATACATTCCTAATTGTATTTTAtgcgttttaatttatttattttatttttatttttaatccatCCCAAAAAGAATGTCTCATTTCTTTTTCGACAACTTCTTAATTCTAGCTtttcacatgacatgtttaataCCACAcgattaaaaattattttgatatatttgacatatctttaatttaagaccataagattcaaaagtctatatttttattttcttaaaatccaCACCAAGTTAAACTTAGTGATGGGAGGGTGGCACCCAAGGATGAGCTAATGAATTGAATCCAGAACCATgggattttaaattttaattttagcagAGATAAAATATAATGtgatttttctctttattacttatatttatttgtcgctgaaagtaatatatattatctgaaattaattaaagtgcTTGCAACTTGATccaaacataatttttaataaatggTGGTTAAAAGATACACCACGCTTCATGAATGacattttattttctattaaatAGTCTTAACTTCAGTAGACATGTTTCATGCCAATTGAGTGTTGGACAAAAGAAATATCTGTTCATTTTAGCGTAAGAAGTTTTTATAATACATATCAGTTTTATTTGTCTGACGATGTATATAATGTAACATTATTTATGGGTATATTTTTGCCTCAAATAATTATTACGTTTCTTTTTATGAGAGTCAAATAactatttgaattttatatttttcacgatattcatattaaaaaagttacaatttatattatttttcatcttatttttaaatattttcattttttaaatataattttaaatattaacaAAATTAACTTTCGAGAAACGAAATTTAAGTCTGCCAATTAATTTTCTGTATACTTGCTCTATATATAAATGAAACCTCACAAATTGAAATATGTCCAAAAATGGCGGCGATTTCATTCACAGTTGCTTCTCCTTCCAAGCCCTTAAACCCATCGATCGCCCCCAAAAACCCTACCATCTTCAATCTACTACCCAATCCATGGAATCCCCAGCTCAAAAGAGCCCTCTTTCTCAAATCTCCTTCAATTTCTCCTATCTTTATCAGGCCTTTAAAAACCCAACAATGTCGTACTTCTTCCACTCCAACCACTTCCCTTTTTACCGGCATAGTTGAAGAAATCGGCCAAATTAAGCAACTGGGTTACGATAAACCCGATAGTTTCACCATGAAAATCCAAGCAAAACTCATTCTTGAAGACATCAACCTCGGTGACAGCATTTCTGTCAACGGAACTTGTCTAACGGTGGATGATTTTGATACCCAGTTGTTGGAATTCAGTCTTGGAATTGCTCCGGAAACACTGAGGAAGACTTCTTTGATCGAATTGGAAAAAGGGTCTTTGGTCAATTTGGAGAGGGCTTTGAGGCCTACTACTAGAATGGGGGGTCACTTTGTGCAGGGACATGTTGATGGGACTGGAGAGATTGTTGAGCTCAAACCTGAAGGGGATTCTTTATGGGTAAAGGTGAAGACTGCGAAAGAAATTTTGAGGTACATTGTGCCCAAAGGATTCATTGCTGTGGATGGAACTAGTTTGACTGTAGTCGATGTGTTTGATGAAGAAGACTGTTTTAACTTCATGTTGGTGGCTTACACGCAGCAAAATGTGGTGATTCCAACGAAGAAAGTGGGGCAGAAAGTTAACCTCGAGGTGGATATATTGGGAAAGCACGTGGAGAAGCTTCTTAGCAGTGGCTTTGTAGATGCCATCAAATCTTCTTCATGAGAAAGGAAAGGTTGTTTCTTTGTACTTCATTTTATCCTTTGCCTTGCCTTGGTGTATTTCAGGATATGtttcaataaaataaagtaaacaatATCACGTGGACTCGGACTAGAGTCATTGTTGCTTCTTGACAATGTTCTATCTTTGTTAAGGAAAAAAGGTTTATGATTTTGTGTTTGTGCTGCCAGAAAACGAGCTTCAAGTTTATCTTTAGAATCTTTTAACTGTTTTTACTGACTGTCATTTAATTCATGTGTAGTGATCTATGCAcaattatttcttcttttgttgaTTCTCATGCAATTATGAGTTGAGACACATATCAGTTTTGTACATATGAGGTGGTTTGAGGAAAAAGTTGTAGGTGCCATATGCTTGATTCCTGTCATGTGTAGTTTTAATTTGCTAAAAATGTTGTTACTATAGGTTATTATTAATCAGTAGATGTTCATTTCTGTAGTTGGTTTAATTGAATATAGTCTAGTCGTCTGGACTCTGGTGCTTCAAACTGTCCAAAGTCATCTTCattgaaaaaaatgtttttttatgatGGTATTAATATCCAGAACATGAGATAATTGGAATATATTATcctccataccaaacacactccAATTCAAACAGATTATCCAGATTGTAAACCTATACTTAGCTACGCATAGATCAATAAAGGATAAGAAAGAGAGCACCTTCAATTTCAAACAGAGGTGTAAATCCCTTACTTTGTTTGCCTTCGTACAGGAGCTTCTGTGGAGGTTTGGATGTTTAATCCTACTCCAGTGTACATTTGCATTTATAAAAGGGTCACACCCCGATATGGCATAATTGCCTTTTTTAAAATGTCGTTGGTGCACCACTAATTATTCCAACTACTATTTTAGTATCAAAGCTCAATGCAATTGatctgaaataagaaaatacttagcggtctgataatttttttagttcTTTTGTTCAATCTAAGGCTGTAGTTGTGGTGCCCATTAGTTATCTGCTGAATTTATCTTAAGTTAAGACAATTCAGTGGGGAAGAGCCACAGTTTAAATCATAACTAATGTTAAAGATTAAATACTAATAGCCTCCTCATTACCACTCTGTATCCTTGCTACCTAatgaaaaaaactaaatttatgTGTTCTTTTCCTACTACATATTAACATTCTGTTGGGGCTTTGATTTCCAAGTTATTGTTGCTTcttgacaaatattttattgaacTAAGACCTGCATACTAATATAACCCATTTGCAGCAAGTAAAACAAAAGGCAGCTGCAGCTGAATCAAATTTGATGTAAGTAACCCAAAACTCTATAATTTGAATGTTGATAGAAAATCTTTGACCTATATATAAGTACCAGTTGTTAGAGCTTACCTTCACAATAGTTATCGATAGCAATAAAGTGCTCAAGGCTTGCTACTCAACACACTTATTTTTTTGCAGAATCTACTttgtatttttaatatttaggaTTTAGGAAAAGATCATTTCGTAAATTTAATTGAGGTCTTTCACGACCACACGAAAAAGCAAcaacatatattatccatataatttaataaaacaCTTCAATATTAATAACTCGATAGCAGTCTTCAAAAGCATAACTATCATGATAATGTCTCATGCTGAAAACCAAAACATCTTTAACAAAATATAACCCATAAACAATATCATATGCGCCATATGATCCCATATTTTTGGACTCATCGTTCGAGTCCTCAATGTTGGTAGTTCCAATTGCAGGTGCTAGTTCTGAATTCTTTTATGAGATCACCTCAACTTCAGTGCtctctttcttgatttttttttgcctGTAACAAAATAATACTCCTATAATCATCAAATTAGTTGTAATATATTGCCACAAAAGAAGGATTAAGTGGAACAAAATTAATTAGGAGTCGTGGAAACCTAGAATTTGAAAAAGATTTGCTCTTCAAGCTTTAGATTTTGCAGTTTGTCTGCTCGATAAGATTGATAATGCAATTTTATTTCTTTGAACATATTGATTTGAACCCATAAACATGACCAACATGTTGCTGGTATATGGGGTTAAAAAGTTAACTATACATTACTTGAACGCTACAACTGTAAATATAATTCATGGTGGAAATTAACCAAAATTAATAAAGAGGGCGGAACTTCATTATAGTAAGGTGTAAAATGAAATTCTTAAAGAAGTCTTCTAATACAAGGGATTAGGCAGATTATCCTAGTATCAATTGTGAGATTAAATCTATATATCTCGTGTTTGGTGTGAGGTATTagctaaaataaatattatttttatatcaaaatcTTGTGGTAGCACTTATCTAATGTAAAAGGTGGGATTGATAGGATATCTTGGTTTTGAACCAAATGACACTCAAGAAAATTGAAGGGGTATAAGAGTAAAAAACACTAGGGTAACACCTCCCCCTCTTTGCCTCCTTTCGTATGGCCACAACCCATGAATTCGATTATAGAACATATCGACATAAACAAAGATCaaataaagaaggaaaaaaacatGAATGGTTTAAGTGATGAAAGAATTAAAAAGATCGAGCAAGTGCATgactaaattaattaataaaccttTAGAAGATGTCATATCAAGAAGACGTAAAATTACTTCTTTCTCCTCTTTGGTAAGGCGACCCATGAGCCTAGTAAGTATCTTTATATCATGAAACCTCAAATGACGCCTAGGAGGTATGTAAGATGAAGCTGGAGATGGAGGCTGCAACTGCACATTTGTTGATTCATCAGTGTTATACACCACTGTAGAAAAAAAAGCGTCATCAGTAGAATTCTGTTGTTGTCCCTGCATTTTTGTTACTGTCACGTTCATTATTTTACGGGGAAGAGgggtatacatatatatatatatatatatatatatatatatatatatatatatatatatatatatatatatatatatatatatgtatatatatgtatcggaAAAATTAGAGGAACCAGGGGGTGTTGAGTTTTGAGACAACTCAACTTTTATTCAGATGTTTGGATGTATTAGAAAAATATGTTTCTGTTTTACATTGTTTCTTTCTTTGCCACTACGCATTTATTTATTATCCTGATAAGACTTAATCAGGTTGATAAATCATAGATTGGAACAGAGTAAACTTTAGTTCTCATCATGATGTCTTTGTTTGACAGAACACCTTTGATCCTCTAAATTTAGCGAATTTTATTTAGGTCTCTTTAAACTATCAATAGTCTTAATTATCCATTTGAATTTGGTTATTATGTCACCCTAAGAGAGTGAAATACATATGCTTTTCGCATAATTCTTTTTATTCACGTGGCattttaaaaaagtattttttttttgctttttaaaattcattattttttttagattttctaTTTTGGGGTCAAGTTTATAACAAACTTTGCTAGAGATTCACTTTTTAGGCACAAAAATCATCTGGCTAAAAATAATGAGATTTTAGCCAATTTTGCCTTGTagatttttccaaaaataagtACATTGTTTATACAGATAGTCATTACATCTAAATAAGATATAACAAAAATTATACAGTTGGAACCCTATTATTCTgcaatatctttttattttactaaaaaaaatgaGCTCTAACAAAGTATTTTTGAAATAGACTTGACccgaaaaagtaaaaaaatacatAGTTGAAATAAATAGTAATGCATCTAAACAAGAAATATTAAAGAAGTACACAATTGGAACTCCATTATTTTGgttatatctttttttatttgactAAATTTTGGAACTCTTAAGTTTTTTCCAATTGATTTTGGCTTAATAAGAAAATACATTGTTGAAATAAATTGTTATTGCATCTAAAGAAGCAATACGCATTTGGCACTTCATTATTTTCTGACAAAACTAATCACTTTATGTGGCTAAAATCATGGAGTTGGAACAAAGTTTTTCtgcttttcttttaaattgacctgaaataaaaataataggaagttaaaataaatattttgaacaaGATATACAATTGGAATAAATAAACCATTTATGACTATATGACCATTAACTTTGATAAATAGCCTACTTGGGAGATGATTTTCAAAACAAAGTTATCCCTACACACCTAAAAGATAGTGGGAAACAAAGTTATCCCTACACACCTAAAAGATAGTGATTAAGACTGCCGATAGTTTAAGGAGGATCTAAATAAAACGCGGTGccaaatttatgatttttttaactaaataatatcaacaacatcacTTGGACTCTGACTTGAATCAAAGCAAATGTATTTGGATATTTGCATCTTTATACCTGCATGTAGTACTTGTTAGAGTGGGTAAAAGTCCCACATTGTTTGGGGAATAGACTGGTGGTTTGCTTATATGGATTTGGGCAATCCTTCCCTCAAGAGCTAGCTTTcggggttgagttaggcccagGTGTCATATCTTTACATGGTATCACAGCCAGGTCGATCCCCGTTTGAGCTTCCGATCCACACTCCAGTTGGGCCTGGGCGTGAAGGGGGTGTTAGAGTGGGTAAAAGTTCCACATTGGTTGGGGAATGTATTGGTGATCTGCTTATATGGATTTGGGCAATCTcccctcatgagctagcttttggggttgagttagaccCATGTGCCATATCTTtgcatggtatcagagctaggTTCATCTCCATTTGGGCTCCCGATTCACGCTCCAATTGGGCCTGGGAGTGAAGGGGGTGTTAGAGTGGGTAAAAGTGCCACATTGGTTGAAGAATGAACTGGTGGTCTGCTTATATGGATTTGAGAATCCTTCCCTCATGAGCTAACTTTTGTGGTTGAGTTAGGCTCAGGTGCCATATCTTTACATATCTAACATTGATGACTTAACAAATGTGCAGTTGCGGCCTTCATCTAACATACCCTCTAGGTGTCATTTGAGGTTTCATGATATAAAGATACTTGCTAGGCTCATGGGTCGCCTTACCAAAGAGGAGAAAGAAGTAATTTTACGTTTTCTTGATATGGCATCTTCTAAAggtttattaaatattaattaataatcacACACTTGCTCGATTTTTTTAATTCCTTCATCACTTAAAAAATTCAGGTTTTTTCCCTTCTTTATTTGATCTTTGTTTATGTCGATATGTTTTATAATCGAATTCATGAGTTGTGGCGATACGAAAGGAGCCAAAGAGAGAAGGGAGGTGTTAGCCTGATCTTTTTTACTCCTATACCCTCCAATTTTCTTGAGGTCTTTTGGTTCAAAACCAATATATCCTATCAATCCAACCTTTTACATTAGATA
Protein-coding sequences here:
- the LOC129891796 gene encoding riboflavin synthase-like, which codes for MAAISFTVASPSKPLNPSIAPKNPTIFNLLPNPWNPQLKRALFLKSPSISPIFIRPLKTQQCRTSSTPTTSLFTGIVEEIGQIKQLGYDKPDSFTMKIQAKLILEDINLGDSISVNGTCLTVDDFDTQLLEFSLGIAPETLRKTSLIELEKGSLVNLERALRPTTRMGGHFVQGHVDGTGEIVELKPEGDSLWVKVKTAKEILRYIVPKGFIAVDGTSLTVVDVFDEEDCFNFMLVAYTQQNVVIPTKKVGQKVNLEVDILGKHVEKLLSSGFVDAIKSSS